DNA sequence from the Microcoleus sp. FACHB-68 genome:
TGTTGTAGCAATTGAGGGACAGGCTCACGGTCATCCATATTGCCAGGAGTGAGGACTGCATTAAGCAACTGTCCTTGCTCGTTCACCACCAGGTTCCGCTTAAACCCGAAGAACCAGCCTAGGGACGTTTTGCCTCTAGCCGCTAGGGTATTGAACACCTTGTGGGAGGAGATGCGACGGTTGTGGCAGACCTTGATACTGGTCGAATCAATAAAGCTGATGCCAGTACAGTTGCCAAAGCAGTGGCGCAAGTAGGCGCACAGCGGCATCAGGGTCGATGGCATCTATTCCACAAAGCGTTGGTAGCTGACTAATCGAGGAAAGGCTTTGCGCCAATAGCGACAGACGAACTGGGCAACTGAACCACTTGAAGTTGCGATACGCCGATTGATGGAAGGCAATCAAGAGAAGGCATGATCTCGCTTAAGCTCAGATTGCGGCAGCGGCAACGACGCTGTAACCCTTTATCCAACAGGCGTTGCTGCCAGCGTGGTTCAAACCATCGGCAAAAATCATCCACATGGCAAAACAAGGCTTCTAGACTAGGCATAGGGTGGTCAGATAGGTTGAGAATTAGGCACTTTCAACTGTATCTGTTCCACCCCTCCTTATCCCGAACTCACGTTAGTTTAGATTCAAGATACATCATAGACACGCCACGTCCGAATCCCCCAATATTTAAGGACAGGTTCAGCAATCAAGATCTCGTTTTCTACTGCCTCCATGATGATCAAATAATCTCCCTGGTTAAATCTGTCGTTGTAAATTTTTGCCTGTTCTTCTGGCACCAGCCATCCTCGAAGTGCGCCATATAGACCACCAGCAGTTGCGGCAATTCCACTGCCAAGAAAAGTTGTTAAAAGGCTTTCTACCGCTAATGCCTGACCAATACCAGGAATTAGCAGGCTGCTGAGTCCAACAATTATGGCGAGTGAACCTACTCCCATGCTTCCTGTAATCGCGCCTGTTTTTGCACCTTCTGCTCTTATTATTGAAGGCTGCCGCACACTTTGTCTATTTAAATGCCTATCTAAATTATCGTCATTACCAGAAGACTTGGTAATCACTGAGAGCTTGTGCATGGGAAAACCCTTGTTTTTTAGCTCAGCTAGTGCTTGTTCTGCGTCTTGACGATTAGAGAAGATGCCGATCGCCTGTTTGAGATTATGAGGAGTCATGATAAAAGATGAATAGTTAACGCTACAAATTACGTGGTGCCGGCACAATTAGAAGAGTGGCTTTATTGAAGCCATTTATTTCAGTGGAGCAATCCGCTTTAGCAACGCAGCTAAAGCAATCATAGGTATCCCAATACCGACACAGATAAAGCCTTGAGTTAGAGTTAATGCTTCAGTCGCAAATAGCTGGTTCATGATGCTCCACTGACTAAATAGGAACTGAACCAGTAGAACACTTGCAATGCCAATTGCCACTGCGTAGCCGAGTGATTCATTTTTACCGCGTAGCTTCGCAACAACTGCCGGAACAAATCGGCTAATGCTTAACAGGTAGAATGCTTCTGCTGCAACCAATGCCTGGATTGCCATTGTTCGTGCTAGGGCTTCATTTCCGCTAGTTTGTATAATCCATTCAAAGGTTCCAAAGATCACAATCCAGTTAAACAGTGAAACAGTTAAAATTCGTGTGATTAGCCTGCGCGACAACAGCGGTTCATTCACAGGACGAGGCGGCTGTTGCATCACATCTGGAGATGGCGGCTCAAATGCCAACGGTAGACTCAAGGCAACGGAACTGACCATATTCAGCCAGAGAATTTGTATTGGTAAAATGGGCAGTGGAGTTGCCAGCATTACGGCAATCAAGATGGTCATGGATTCGCCACCGTTCACTGGCAAGATGAAGGCGATCGCCCGCAATAGATTCTTATAAACGGTGCGTCCTTCCTCGATAGCTTCCTCGATCGAGGCAAAGTTATCGTCTGTCAGAATCATATCTGCCGCTTCTTTCGTGACTTCAGTGCCACTGATGCCCATTGCTACCCCGATGTCAGCTTGCTTCAATGCAGGCGCATCGTTGACTCCATCTCCGGTCATTGCCACAATTTCACCTTTGGATTGGAGGGCTTCCACAATCCGCAGTTTTTGTTCGGGTGCAACGCGCGCAAATACATTGCTCTGTGCAACGGCGTTGGCTAATCCTTGCTCATCCAGTCGCGCAAGTTCTTGACCTGTGACAACAGGTGCATTCTTAGTTGAATTTAGACCCATTTGTTGAGCGATCGCCGCTGCTGTTTTGGCATGGTCGCCCGTGATCATCTTGACCTGAATTCCCGCAGATCTACAGGATTCAATGGCTTGAATCGCTTCAGGACGGGGCGGATCGATCATGCCTTGCAGCCCCAGAAATACTAAACCTTGCTCCAGATCAGAATGCTCAATAGAGCTTTGAGAATCAGGGACAGCTTTCCTGGCAAGTGCCAGAACTCGCAGCCCTTTTTTTGCCATACTCTCTACAGTTTGCTCAATTTGCGTTGGGTTGAGGGCGAGTGGCTCTCCATCTTCATCCAGCATTTGACGACATCGCTTGAGGATGGCTTCAGCCGAACCTTTGACATAAATTAACGGTTCTGGGCGGCTGCGATGTAGTGTTGCCATGTATTGAAATTGAGATTCAAACGGCAGGGTGTCGAGCCGAGGAAGCGCCTGCTCCAGCTTGTCTGTACTGAGTCCAGCTTTGTGAGCTGCAGCAATCAGCGCTCCTTCTGTGGGGCTACCGACCACCATCCAGTTTCCGTCCTGTACCTCCAGATGAGAGTCGTTGCACAACAGTCCGGCTTGCAGGCATTCATACAATGCAGGTGCCTTTGCCAGGTCAATTGCATATCCATTCAGAGAGATTTCTCCATCTGGTGTATAACCTCCTCCACTCACCCGATAACGTCTTCCACCTGCGTCAATTTCCTGAACCGTCATTTGATTCTGGGTCAGGGTTCCGGTTTTGTCGGAACAAATTACAGTGGTGCTGCCCAGTGTCTCGATCGCAGGTAATTTACGAATGATGGCATGGTGCTTTGCCATCTGAGACACACCGAGCGCTAATGTCACCGTGAGAATGGCAGGCAACCCTTCGGGAATCGCACTGACTGCCAGCGCAACCGCTGCTTTGAACACCGCAACCCAGGAAAACCCTTGAGCAACGCCAACGGCAAAGGTGAAGGTCGCCAAGCCCAATACAACGTACAGCAAGGTTTTGCTGAATTTATCGATTTTGCGAGTTAGAGGAGTTTCTATGGCTGTACTCTGCTGCATTAGTTGGGAGATGTGCCCGGTTTCGGTCATCTCTCCAATGCCTACAACAACTCCACGCCCCTGCCCAAAGGTGACAAGGCTGCCGGTGTACGCCATGTTGGTGCGCTCTGCTAGCGGAGTGTCTGCTTCTAGAGGCTGAAGGGTTTTTTCGACTGGAACTGATTCTCCTGTTAGGGCTGATTCGTCTACCTGTAAGTCACGAATTTCAATCAGCCGCAGATCGGCAGGTACTTTATCGCCGGAAGACAGTAGGACGAGATCGCCAGGAACCAGTTCGCGGGATGAAACCACTTGCTTTTGACCGTTGCGGCGAATGGTTGCATCAGTTGTGACAGCTTCCGATAAAGCAGCGATCGCATCTTCTGCCTTCGCCTCTTGCACAAAGCCAATGATGGCATTGAGCAGCGTCACCCCAAAAATCACGCCCGAATCGATCCACTCTTGCAGAAATGCTGTCACCAGTCCCGCAACCAGCAAAATATAGAGCAGCGGTTGATTGAATTGCTGAAGAAATCGCAACCAGGCACTCTGTTTTTTCTGAGCGGTTAACTGATTAGGACCAAAGCGCTCGTGTCGTTCTGCTGCTTCTGTAAAAGACAATCCCCTTTCAGGATCAGTTTTGAGCGAGTGGACAACCTGCTCCTGAGAAAGGTGATGCCATTGGTGTTCCGTTGATTTGACGCTATCTAGTACTACCATCTCATTTCCTCCTGGCCCCATACAATCTGGAGTGGCAAGGCTACCGTAAGCCGGCCTTGCCCACCTCATTACTCTCTAGCGTCCTTCAAGAAAGTGAGTAAAAAGTGAGGGCCAAACTTTTACTGCTCACTTTTAGATCACATTTGTGAGTTAGGACTAAGAAGAAACGGAGGTAGCTTATGGATCTGCAAGCTCTATTTCACTGGGTTTATGTGATTACAATGGCGATTGGCGCACTTTGTCTATTGACACAGCAACCTCATTCAACAATTTCATAACGAACGAGTTGCCGCACATCTTGACGAGATAACTGAAGTTCTTGCGCGATCGCTGCCTCGATTTGATTGGTGTTGGTCATGGGCAATTCCAGTTCCAACCGCTTCAAGATAGGTTCCGTTGTTTCTACCTCAACCTGCGTAACTCCCTGCTGTCGATTGATGATTGCATTGATCAGCAGGATGTTGATGGATACAGTCGCTTTAAGCTGAGTATCTGCCTGAAGTTTCGTTTCAGTCGGTTGGGGTTGCCGCAGCTCTTGAGCCATGAGAATATTGGTGCCAAACCAAAAGGCGATCGCCACAAACGGCAGTGGCAACCAGAACTCTGCCCCTGATGCTTGCAGCCATCGTTTTGTCATACGCCACCCACTACTGTTTCTCATCAGCTTGCATATTCCGTTATCTGCACTCTAGTACAGCCTGATCTGCCTCAAAATCTGGCTCAAAGGAGATGTTTACATTACACTAAATGCCTATTCTCAATCTTGCAAGCCGCAAGGGGGAGCAGCAAAGGAATGAGAGTTTTGCTGGTGGAAGATGACCCAAAACAACTAATGCCGCTGCAAATGGCACTGTCCCAGGCAGGGCACAGCGTAGATGGGGTAAAAGATGGAGAGACCGCTCAGTGGCTTTTATCCGAAAAAGAATATGATCTGCTGGTTCTAGACTGGATGTTACCGCGTGTCAGCGGTGTAACCCTCTGTCGGCAATATCGAGCAGCAGGAAAAACGGCTCCAGTCTTGATGATCACGGCAAGAGACACCACGCCTGAAAAAGTAACTGGATTAGATGCAGGTGCAGATGACTACCTGGTGAAACCGATCGACCTGATGGAGTTCATGGCCCGAGTCCGGGCATTAAGACGGCGATCTCCCCTCTGGCAGGGAGATACACTGAGTCTTGAGGATCTCCACCTCCACCTCGATACCCTGACTGTCGAACGGCAAGGTGCAACTGTTTCTCTTTCCAGTCGTGAGTTCCAACTGTTGGAGTACTTCATGCGCCATCCCCGGCAAGTGTTAACCCGCAACCAAATTGAGCAGGCAGTATGGGAGTGGGGAACTGAACCCGAAAGCAATGCAATGACTGTCCTGGTTCGCAAACTGCGTCAACGCTTGCAGACTGTAAGAGCGGCTGATTGGGTGGAGAGCATCTATGGCATGGGCTATCGCCTGACGCCCCCTGAAAAGCATAAATCTTGAAGGCAAGACGTGTTTAACCGAAGTCGTCGCAACCTGGCTCGTTGGTTCACCCTTTCGATGGGAAGCATTCTAGTGCTGTTTGCTGGAGTGATTTATCAGATCGAGATCAAGGAAAAACTGGAAGCACTTGATCGCCTGCTCTACGATAAGACCAGAGTAATGGCTGCCAGTGTGCATTATGAAGTTCGTCAAGACCAAAGCCAGGTCGATCTGAGCCATGTTCCGTTATTGGGCAGTGGTTCACACCCACTTACAGAGGATCTGATTTATGTGCGCTGGTATAACGCGCAAGGACGGCTCGTTCGCTTTTTTGGAGCGTCTTCTCCAGACCAGTTAAATACACCCCTTGGTTATCTCACGGTTCAATCGACAGATCCACTTTGGGAGGAAAAAATTTGGCTCCGTCAGGCGACATTACCTGTAGAGGGCAGAACTGGAACTTTGGGGTATCTTCAGGTTGCCACTCCTCTCATGGAGACTCAACAAGAACTTCAGCAGCTTCAGATGGCGCTGACTCTAACAGTACCGATCACATTAGGGCTAATTGCGCTTACGGGTTGGATTCTCAGCGGCTTTGCCATGCAACCGATTCGGCAAGCCTATCAACAGCTTCAACGGTTCACAGCAGATGCTTCCCATGAGTTGCGATCACCCATTTCCGCGATTCTGACCAACGCTCAACTCGGATTACTCATCGCCGTCAATGATTCTCACTATCACCCTCCTTTAGAAAACATTGTGGATAGTGCGAAATCAATGGGTACGCTCGTTAATAATCTGTTATTGCTTGCTCGTCATCAGGGGCAGCTTACACCAGAGTCACTCAAATTAATTAACCTTAACGGTTTGCTCAAAAGTTTGGTAACTCAGTTTGCAACCTTAGCAGAACAGCAAACTATCAACCTGACCTACGAGCAGTCTGAGCAACTGATTGAACTGTGGGCTGATCCTGATTTGCTACAACAAGCGATCGAAAATTTGCTCAACAATGCCTGTAAATATACCCCTGCTGGCGGTACAATCCTGGTGCGCTTGGTGCCCCACCCTGGTTGGGCAGTAATTCAGGTAATCGACACAGGTGTCGGTATTCCAGAAACCGACTTACCCTATATTTTTGATCGCTTCTACCGGGTAGACACTCAGCGTTCTCAGGACAGTGGCGGCTTTGGGCTAGGGTTGGCGATCGCCCAGCAAATTGTTCAAGCCCATAGCGGGCACATCCACGTCACAAGTGAAGTGAGTAAAGGCTCAAAGTTCCAGGTTGAATTGCCCCTCAAACCCTACCAGTAACCTGAGTTCGCGATAAGGAAGGGACAAGCGAGTAAGCTAAAAGTCATCACACAACAGCAATACTTGCTCGTGCCATGCCCCGTCTAGAAGAACTTTTTTGCTCTGTCGATGATTTTTGCCTTCTTTTTGAACCTTTGTGGCATAAACAACTGATGGGGGATGGACTCAAACATCGCCACCGCCATCGTCAACTGTGCCCCAGTGAAATCATGACCATCGAGATTGCATTTCATCAATCTCATTAGCGGAGTTTTAAAGCGTTTTACCAGGAGAAGGTACGTGGACAGTGGAGTTGCGCCTTTCCCGGCGTTGGTGAGTTATCAACGCTTTGTAGAATGGATGCCTTCCACCCTGATACCTTTAAGTATCTATCTACACAGTTGTTTTGGTCAGTGGAAAGGCGTGTCTGTAATGGACTCGACCAAGATTGCGGTCTGTCATAACCGACGAATCAAAGGGCACAAGGTGTTCAAGGATATCGGCAGGCGGGGTAAGACTTCTTTTGATTGGTTCAAAGGCTTTAAACTACATCTGGTTTGTAATGACAAGGGGGAACTGCTGAATATCGCTGTCACTGCTGGCAATTGCATTTGATCGTAAGCCTGTGCCCACTCTACTCAAAGGGTTGTCTGGTAAGGTGGTGGCTGAGCGAGGCTATATATCCCAAAAGTTGTTTGAGCAACTGTATCAATGCGTTTTTCCTTCCTTCTGCTTAACCCGAACTCAGGTTATTTAGACTTTGAATTCGAGCCATTGCTTTCAGGAGGACTAATCGTCGAGTTATTTAACAACTCACCCATTGAGGAACCCAAAGGTTCTGAACCCATAAAAACAATTTTTGCATTCGGGCTTTCACTCAATTTTTGATTCGCTTCTACATATCTTTGAGCCACAAGAAACTGCAAAATATCTTTACTATTAGATTGTGATTTGATGGCAGTTGAAAGCAGTTCCATCGCTCGCACAGTGCCCTCAGCCTCCAAAATATCTGCTTGTTTTTTAAATTCCGCCGCTCGTTTTAACTCCATTGCTTCTATGACTTTCGGTGTTGGCGTAATTTCCTGCACCTCAACGCGCGTGACTTTAACACCCCAGCGATCAGTGACATCATCCAACTCTCTCAACATCGCTTTATTAATATCTTTTCTGGAGTAGAAAGTCTTCTGTAAATCCATCTCGCCAATCTCAGATCGCAGCGTGGTAAGAACCAACTTTCTCAGCGCTTCTTCAATATCTTGAACTTTGTAATAAGCCAGTTCTAGTTCGATGACCCGCCAGTAAAGCACTGCATCTATAATCAGCGAAACATTATCTTTTGTAATTGCTTGGCTTGGCTTCAGCTCCAAGACTCGTTCACTGAGCGTGTCTTCTAAAACAACCGTATCGAGGATAGGATTAATAAAGTTGAGACCGGATTCCAGTTTGCGATGGAATTTGCCCAGTCGCTCAACCAAGGCTTCATTTTCTTCACTGATAATTTTCACAGAGCGTACAGTACATCCACCAATAATTACCACTGCAAGGGGGGCGACGACTGCAAAAAAGTAGTCCATAATCGATGCTCTCGTACTAAGCTAGGCAAAGAATTGCATGGGGTTGCAGCTCTAGTCTAGTGCAGGTAGACAGGAAAAGACTGTACCTAGCAGCAAGAAAACACATCTCAAAAGTGTAAAATTGACGGTTTTTGTGACAAAGACATCATGTTAATCACCTCATGCGTGGTGACCGGCAAGTTACCACACATGAGGGATACCGGCAGTAAACTAATTCTTATACCTTAGTGCTTGAAGAGTCGCGTGAGAGCTGACGCAAAAGGAGACGCCCAGATGGAAAATTGGACAGATCCCATAAAGGCGACTGTACCAGAAGATGTGTTCGCCGGCGGCGGACAGATGGGTGCCCTAATGCGAGCGCTCGACTGGTCAAGCACAGCCCTTGGGCCGGCAGAAAACTGGCCTCAAAGCTGGCGTACAGCCTTGAGCATTTGTTTGGCCTCCCGCTTCCCAATGATTCTCTGGTTGGGTGCGGATCTGATTGTTTTTTATAACGATGCCTACATTCCGATTTTTGGCACCCAGAAACACCCGAAATCTTTGGGTAAGCCTGGACGTGACGTTTGGCCGGAAGTTTGGCATATCATCGGCCCAATGCTTGAGGGTGTACTCGCAACAGGAGAGGCCACTTGGTCAGACGATCTGTTGCTTGAACTTGATCGTAACGGCTACGTTGAAGAAAGCTACTTCACATTTTCCTATAGTGCGATTCGAGACGACAGGGGTAGGGTGTGCGGAGTCTTTACAGCCGTCAACGAAACCACCAGTCGCGTCCTGAGGGAACGCCGGCAGCGCACCTTGCGCGAATTAGCTGCCGGTGCTGCCGAAGCAAAAACTGCCGGGGATGCCTGCTCTATCGCCCTCAAAACACTGGCCGGCAACCCCGCAGACATTCCCTTTGCTTTACTTTATTTGCTTGAGGCTGAGGGACACACCGCCCATCTCGCCGGAACAACCGGCTTAACTCCCGCTACACCTCCCCAAACCATCGACTTATCCGCTTACGAGGAATTTCCCAAAAGCTGGCTATTATTAGCACAAACACAGACAATCCCAGCAGAACCGGCCTGTCATGATGGGCAAAGCTTGGCCGGCTCAACACACAACCACTCCGTGGCAATTGAAAACTCAACCGTTGTACTGCCGGTGGCGCAACCGGGCCAAAGTCAACCCGCCGGCATTTTAGTGGCCGGTATTAGCCCCCGCAGGGCACTTGATGAAGACTATCGAAATTTCTTTGAGTTGGCAGCCGGCCACATCGCTACAGCTATCGCCAACGCCCGCGCTTACGAAGAAGAACGCAAGCGATCTGAAGCACTCGCCGAGATTGATCGGGCGAAGACAGCTTTTTTTAGCAACGTCAGCCACGAGTTTCGCACCCCACTAACGCTTTTACTTGGGCCGGTTGAGGATATTTTGGCCGATGCGGAAAACTCACTCTCGCCCAGGTATCGCGAACAGCTCGAAACAGTCCACCGCAATAGCTTACGCTTGCTCAAGCTGGTCAATACCCTGCTAGATTTTTCCCGCCTCGAAGCAGGGCGCGTGCAAGCTGTTTATCAGCAAACTGACTTGGCAACGTTCACCGCAGAACTTGCCAGTGTGTTTCGCTCAGCTATCGAACGAGCCGGTTTACGTTTCACCGTCAATTGTTCCCCACTAGGCGAACCCGTGTTTGTTGATCAAGAAATGTGGGAAAAAATTGTTTTTAATTTACTTTCAAATGCGTTTAAATTTACGTTTGCCGGTGAAATCGAAGTTTCTTTAAAAATAGAACGCAAACCATCAAAAAGTAATCCTCAAGAAAGCGCTCAATGCTCAATTCTCCAGGTGCGCGACACCGGCACCGGCATCCCACCAGAAGAACTCCCCCATCTTTTCCAGCGCTTCCACCGCGTGCGAGGTGCGACTTCCCGCACCCATGAAGGCACCGGCATCGGTTTAGCCTTAGTGCAAGAACTCGTCCATCTGCATGGCGGCACCGTCGAAGTCAGCAGCCAAGTCGGAATTGGCACCACGTTCACCGTTTCCATTCCCACCGGCACCCGCCACTTGCCGGCAGAGCGCATCGGCGGCACCCGCACCCTTGCCTCAACCGCCCTCGGTGGCACCCCCTATATCGAAGAAGCACAGCGCTGGCTGCCGGCACCCGCAGAAACACAACAGACGCCAAGCCCATCCCCCTCTCCCGTCTCACCCTCTCACCCCCTCACCCCCTCCTCTTCCCCCTCCTCCGAGCGCATTCTCTTGGCTGATGACAATTTAGATATGCGAGATTATGTCAAGGGGTTGCTAGAGCAATATTATGAAGTTGAGGCAGTGGCAGATGGTGCAGCCGCCCTAGCCGCCGCACGCGAGGGCAATTTTGACTTGATCCTCAGCGACGTGATGATGCCTCGTTTAGATGGAATCGGGCTGTTGCGAGAACTGCGTGCCGGCACACACACCCAACAAGTGCCGGTGATTCTGCTCTCTGCCCGTTCTGGGGAAGAATCTAGCATTGAAGGACTCGAAGCCGGTGCTGATGACTACCTGATCAAGCCCTTCTCCGCCCGCGAATTACTCGCTCGCGTCCGCACTCACCTGCAAATGGCCAAACTGCGGCAAGAGGCGACTCGCCGTGAGCAGCAGCTACGCATAACAGCCGAAGCAGCACAGCAGCAAACCATC
Encoded proteins:
- a CDS encoding cation-transporting P-type ATPase, which gives rise to MVVLDSVKSTEHQWHHLSQEQVVHSLKTDPERGLSFTEAAERHERFGPNQLTAQKKQSAWLRFLQQFNQPLLYILLVAGLVTAFLQEWIDSGVIFGVTLLNAIIGFVQEAKAEDAIAALSEAVTTDATIRRNGQKQVVSSRELVPGDLVLLSSGDKVPADLRLIEIRDLQVDESALTGESVPVEKTLQPLEADTPLAERTNMAYTGSLVTFGQGRGVVVGIGEMTETGHISQLMQQSTAIETPLTRKIDKFSKTLLYVVLGLATFTFAVGVAQGFSWVAVFKAAVALAVSAIPEGLPAILTVTLALGVSQMAKHHAIIRKLPAIETLGSTTVICSDKTGTLTQNQMTVQEIDAGGRRYRVSGGGYTPDGEISLNGYAIDLAKAPALYECLQAGLLCNDSHLEVQDGNWMVVGSPTEGALIAAAHKAGLSTDKLEQALPRLDTLPFESQFQYMATLHRSRPEPLIYVKGSAEAILKRCRQMLDEDGEPLALNPTQIEQTVESMAKKGLRVLALARKAVPDSQSSIEHSDLEQGLVFLGLQGMIDPPRPEAIQAIESCRSAGIQVKMITGDHAKTAAAIAQQMGLNSTKNAPVVTGQELARLDEQGLANAVAQSNVFARVAPEQKLRIVEALQSKGEIVAMTGDGVNDAPALKQADIGVAMGISGTEVTKEAADMILTDDNFASIEEAIEEGRTVYKNLLRAIAFILPVNGGESMTILIAVMLATPLPILPIQILWLNMVSSVALSLPLAFEPPSPDVMQQPPRPVNEPLLSRRLITRILTVSLFNWIVIFGTFEWIIQTSGNEALARTMAIQALVAAEAFYLLSISRFVPAVVAKLRGKNESLGYAVAIGIASVLLVQFLFSQWSIMNQLFATEALTLTQGFICVGIGIPMIALAALLKRIAPLK
- the rppA gene encoding two-component system response regulator RppA gives rise to the protein MRVLLVEDDPKQLMPLQMALSQAGHSVDGVKDGETAQWLLSEKEYDLLVLDWMLPRVSGVTLCRQYRAAGKTAPVLMITARDTTPEKVTGLDAGADDYLVKPIDLMEFMARVRALRRRSPLWQGDTLSLEDLHLHLDTLTVERQGATVSLSSREFQLLEYFMRHPRQVLTRNQIEQAVWEWGTEPESNAMTVLVRKLRQRLQTVRAADWVESIYGMGYRLTPPEKHKS
- a CDS encoding ATP-binding protein, whose translation is MFNRSRRNLARWFTLSMGSILVLFAGVIYQIEIKEKLEALDRLLYDKTRVMAASVHYEVRQDQSQVDLSHVPLLGSGSHPLTEDLIYVRWYNAQGRLVRFFGASSPDQLNTPLGYLTVQSTDPLWEEKIWLRQATLPVEGRTGTLGYLQVATPLMETQQELQQLQMALTLTVPITLGLIALTGWILSGFAMQPIRQAYQQLQRFTADASHELRSPISAILTNAQLGLLIAVNDSHYHPPLENIVDSAKSMGTLVNNLLLLARHQGQLTPESLKLINLNGLLKSLVTQFATLAEQQTINLTYEQSEQLIELWADPDLLQQAIENLLNNACKYTPAGGTILVRLVPHPGWAVIQVIDTGVGIPETDLPYIFDRFYRVDTQRSQDSGGFGLGLAIAQQIVQAHSGHIHVTSEVSKGSKFQVELPLKPYQ
- a CDS encoding transposase, producing the protein MDSGVAPFPALVSYQRFVEWMPSTLIPLSIYLHSCFGQWKGVSVMDSTKIAVCHNRRIKGHKVFKDIGRRGKTSFDWFKGFKLHLVCNDKGELLNIAVTAGNCI
- a CDS encoding stomatin-like protein; protein product: MDYFFAVVAPLAVVIIGGCTVRSVKIISEENEALVERLGKFHRKLESGLNFINPILDTVVLEDTLSERVLELKPSQAITKDNVSLIIDAVLYWRVIELELAYYKVQDIEEALRKLVLTTLRSEIGEMDLQKTFYSRKDINKAMLRELDDVTDRWGVKVTRVEVQEITPTPKVIEAMELKRAAEFKKQADILEAEGTVRAMELLSTAIKSQSNSKDILQFLVAQRYVEANQKLSESPNAKIVFMGSEPLGSSMGELLNNSTISPPESNGSNSKSK